A window of the Rhodohalobacter mucosus genome harbors these coding sequences:
- a CDS encoding ABC transporter permease/M1 family aminopeptidase, with protein sequence MMRSVAAYQFRLWLGRPVTYLLAALFYGVTLFLFLGTAGYFDDLSSIQTASNGPVNSPLLIQNYLLFIGKALLLLLPVIIGTAIYDEYRTRFFPLLYSSPLHKAGYLSSHFAGSFLIVLLIALVPGAALITGEWILSGTSIPTTPFSAGVYLRAYLIFLIPNLICTGIIIFSAVALTRNVFAGYLLLFLLFLAGIIAENSYVANPVAASIISPFGDLASAFAQSDAGVLSQGPSQSGINAVLAANRILYAALAFFSAFILFRYFEFSQYPALRVPTYFLRSYRNRKTDASLRESALRSWLENHPRLSTVVYLVKWKISFMMRSPFFLFSAAALVLSLLIILNTHTLSGLPAMQPLTRSILYAPATLYLTLVTLVTFILTGMVAGHTENSNFRPLVYATPASNYLFLVADILAMVMMQGIFLLLFLGTAIGLQAYHAWFSFNIPLYLFHLIFIAYPVLIVWALLSVFAHTVFKNFYAALLLLLLVWLGTFGFDQIGIQTRLLRFNTYPVLQISDLSGYGPVLGGELLTRTYWLAFTLLLIPAGLLLFHRERWFTMRDLFRLVRSRFSYGYLITGFTLLLLTGLTGAFIYAEEDKGAIANPTPNIIDRASDRFAHLSDIPQPQIHSVTLNIDLFPDEWRFEADGSYLLVNHTQQPMDSLMLRTGFDEETTFTLSVPAARIMSDSRLKVYVYRLDSPIAPGDSIRLDFRIVNGENTLFQQNSGVLSNGTFLNDDILPRIGYFFPGELYQSVDSNTPNLHYQSSGSGRVHAEIRISTTADQIAVSNGDLVEHRTLTGRNMYHYKPPEPVKFDFFFASARYNVIRVQWENKTIELYHHAGHDDNLESILSGIKASIEFNSGLFGGFAGKTVRVVELPVSSANIMSFKTNTLLLTEQLFGINSAKTSAEGSSAVDFPFYVAAHEMTHYWFGNRLLPGRAPGATVLTESITEYLMLEILEDFAGKEERDQFLSLQHERYLRSRLHSGQDDEPPLEYAGVEQEYITYGKGAVVLHALSHYTGREKFKNTLSGFFAEFADKPLSYPTTLQLRERIAIALPDSLKYKADELIGSVTITDPSIEHASFHRDSTGNYLTDVLIGFRKWEGGEKVPPRQDLVDLVLYDSRGDVIARTTASIASETSRLALRSNQKPIRAELDPDWLLIDTDRTNNLRNVAPRISPLSIEFLPRD encoded by the coding sequence ATGATGAGGTCCGTCGCGGCATATCAGTTCAGGCTGTGGCTCGGCAGACCGGTCACCTATCTGCTTGCAGCTCTTTTTTACGGGGTAACACTCTTCCTTTTTCTTGGAACGGCCGGTTATTTTGATGACCTGTCATCCATTCAAACGGCCTCGAACGGCCCGGTTAATTCACCCCTGCTCATTCAAAATTACCTTCTATTCATCGGAAAGGCACTACTTTTGCTGCTGCCGGTCATTATCGGTACGGCTATTTATGATGAATACAGAACCCGTTTTTTCCCTCTTCTTTACTCCTCACCTCTCCACAAGGCAGGATACCTCTCCTCACATTTTGCAGGGTCCTTTCTGATTGTGCTACTGATTGCCCTTGTTCCCGGTGCCGCGCTGATAACCGGTGAGTGGATCCTTTCCGGAACATCCATCCCGACGACTCCTTTTTCTGCCGGTGTATATCTGCGCGCCTATCTGATTTTTTTGATCCCGAATCTGATCTGCACCGGAATTATCATCTTTTCTGCGGTGGCGCTCACCCGAAATGTGTTTGCCGGATATCTGTTGCTGTTTCTATTATTTCTGGCCGGAATCATAGCAGAGAACAGTTATGTTGCCAACCCGGTCGCGGCCTCCATTATCTCCCCTTTTGGTGATCTGGCCTCGGCATTTGCACAATCTGACGCAGGCGTTTTATCTCAGGGTCCATCTCAATCTGGCATAAACGCTGTGTTGGCCGCAAATCGGATCTTATATGCCGCACTGGCTTTTTTCTCCGCTTTTATCCTTTTCAGATATTTTGAATTCTCCCAATATCCCGCACTCAGGGTGCCGACATACTTTCTGCGCAGTTACAGAAATAGAAAAACGGACGCCTCCCTGAGGGAATCAGCTCTTCGTTCGTGGCTTGAAAACCATCCACGCCTCAGCACGGTGGTTTATTTGGTAAAATGGAAGATCAGTTTCATGATGCGTTCCCCCTTTTTTCTGTTCTCAGCGGCAGCCCTTGTACTTTCACTTCTTATCATTTTGAACACCCATACCCTTTCGGGTCTTCCGGCCATGCAGCCTCTAACCCGATCCATACTCTATGCTCCCGCCACCCTATATCTTACGTTGGTCACACTGGTAACGTTTATCCTGACCGGTATGGTTGCCGGCCATACCGAGAACAGCAATTTCCGGCCGCTCGTCTATGCCACGCCTGCGAGCAACTATCTTTTTTTAGTTGCTGATATCCTCGCAATGGTAATGATGCAGGGCATTTTTTTGCTTCTGTTCCTGGGCACCGCAATCGGGTTGCAGGCATATCACGCCTGGTTTTCATTCAATATCCCGCTTTATCTCTTTCACCTGATTTTCATTGCATATCCTGTCCTGATTGTATGGGCTCTGCTATCGGTTTTTGCGCACACAGTATTCAAAAACTTTTACGCTGCACTTCTTCTGCTTCTTCTTGTGTGGCTTGGAACATTCGGTTTTGATCAGATCGGTATCCAGACCAGGCTGCTCCGTTTTAATACCTACCCAGTTCTGCAAATCAGCGACCTGAGCGGTTACGGCCCCGTTTTAGGCGGAGAACTGCTGACAAGAACCTATTGGCTGGCCTTTACCCTGCTGCTCATCCCCGCCGGACTTCTTCTGTTCCACCGGGAGAGATGGTTTACCATGCGGGACCTGTTCAGGCTGGTCCGATCCAGATTTTCGTACGGATATCTGATCACAGGTTTCACTTTGCTGCTTTTGACAGGCCTTACGGGAGCGTTCATTTATGCTGAAGAGGACAAAGGAGCGATAGCGAACCCAACGCCTAATATTATTGACCGAGCAAGTGACCGATTTGCCCATCTTTCAGACATACCTCAGCCGCAAATCCATTCGGTTACATTGAACATCGATCTGTTTCCCGATGAGTGGAGGTTTGAGGCAGACGGCTCTTACCTTCTCGTAAACCATACACAACAACCGATGGATTCACTTATGCTTCGAACGGGATTTGACGAGGAGACCACCTTTACCCTGTCGGTTCCTGCAGCCCGGATCATGAGCGACTCCCGGTTAAAAGTATATGTCTACCGGCTGGATAGTCCCATCGCGCCCGGTGACTCCATCCGGTTAGACTTCCGGATTGTAAACGGCGAAAACACCCTGTTTCAGCAAAACTCAGGTGTTCTTTCAAACGGAACGTTCCTCAACGATGACATCCTGCCGCGAATCGGGTATTTTTTTCCGGGAGAACTATACCAATCTGTGGACTCCAATACCCCAAACCTGCACTATCAATCCTCCGGCAGCGGCCGGGTTCATGCAGAGATACGGATTAGCACTACCGCGGATCAGATAGCCGTTTCGAACGGGGACCTGGTGGAACACCGTACATTAACCGGCAGAAATATGTATCACTACAAACCACCAGAACCCGTAAAGTTTGACTTTTTCTTTGCTTCCGCACGGTACAATGTGATCCGGGTTCAGTGGGAAAACAAAACCATTGAATTGTATCATCATGCCGGTCATGACGACAACCTGGAATCCATTCTATCAGGGATAAAGGCATCCATCGAATTCAACTCCGGGCTGTTCGGTGGGTTCGCCGGCAAGACAGTGAGGGTGGTGGAGCTGCCGGTTTCATCCGCCAACATTATGTCGTTCAAAACCAACACGCTTCTACTGACCGAACAGCTGTTTGGGATAAATTCGGCCAAAACAAGTGCGGAAGGATCGTCAGCAGTTGATTTCCCCTTTTATGTTGCAGCACATGAAATGACCCACTATTGGTTTGGAAACAGGCTTCTGCCCGGACGAGCTCCCGGTGCAACGGTTTTAACGGAAAGCATCACGGAATACCTCATGCTGGAGATTCTTGAGGATTTCGCGGGAAAAGAGGAACGGGATCAATTTTTGAGCTTGCAGCATGAGCGCTATTTACGAAGCCGGCTCCATTCCGGACAGGATGATGAGCCACCGCTTGAATACGCCGGAGTTGAGCAGGAGTACATCACCTACGGAAAGGGAGCTGTCGTACTCCATGCACTCAGTCACTACACCGGCCGTGAGAAATTCAAGAATACACTTTCCGGTTTCTTTGCTGAATTTGCAGATAAGCCGTTATCCTATCCTACCACGCTGCAGCTGAGGGAGCGAATAGCCATAGCCCTGCCCGATTCCCTGAAATACAAAGCGGATGAACTGATTGGTTCAGTAACCATAACCGACCCTTCCATTGAGCACGCTTCCTTCCACAGAGACAGCACCGGAAATTATCTGACAGATGTCCTGATTGGATTTAGAAAATGGGAAGGCGGGGAAAAAGTCCCGCCGCGGCAAGATCTCGTTGATCTCGTTCTGTACGACAGCCGCGGCGATGTCATTGCCCGTACAACTGCTTCCATTGCGTCAGAAACATCAAGGCTTGCGTTGCGTTCAAACCAGAAGCCCATCCGCGCTGAATTGGATCCTGACTGGCTGCTGATCGATACCGACCGGACAAATAATCTACGGAATGTCGCTCCGCGAATATCCCCATTATCGATTGAATTCCTGCCCCGGGATTAG
- a CDS encoding ABC transporter ATP-binding protein produces MSLEIKNLSKTYPNGVRAMDSISLKIGKGMFGLLGPNGAGKSTLMRTLATLQYPDSGEIRFNGKPVNSRRSVTGFRSVIGYLPQEFGVYPNRSAADLLNYLGVLKGLTRRSERQTRVQQVLELTNLTHVEDEAVSSFSGGMKQRFGIAQLLLNKPQLMIVDEPTAGLDPSERKHFLNMLKETGLQSTVIFSTHIVEDVRDLCNDLAIIHQGKIRVQCAPSEALRIINGKIWVKHSKTRLLSDTEALPSIYPLSSRYTDQGAYEIRVHSDQRPGPDFESATATLEDFYFAAINGLLP; encoded by the coding sequence ATGAGTCTGGAGATCAAAAACCTTTCAAAAACCTACCCCAATGGGGTGAGGGCAATGGACTCCATCAGCCTGAAAATCGGTAAGGGAATGTTTGGGCTGCTGGGGCCAAACGGAGCCGGAAAGTCAACTTTGATGCGCACACTTGCCACGCTTCAATACCCCGACAGCGGTGAAATCCGGTTTAACGGCAAACCCGTAAACAGCCGCCGTAGCGTGACGGGATTCAGATCCGTGATCGGATACCTACCGCAGGAGTTCGGGGTATATCCAAACCGATCGGCCGCTGATCTGCTGAATTACCTGGGTGTATTGAAGGGTCTTACCCGGCGCAGCGAAAGGCAGACGAGAGTACAGCAGGTGCTGGAGCTGACAAATCTGACACATGTGGAAGATGAGGCTGTAAGTTCTTTTTCCGGTGGAATGAAACAGCGATTCGGCATTGCACAACTGCTTCTGAATAAACCTCAGCTGATGATTGTGGACGAGCCTACGGCCGGCCTCGATCCGTCTGAGAGGAAACATTTTTTAAACATGCTGAAAGAGACGGGTTTACAAAGCACCGTCATTTTTTCAACCCATATCGTGGAGGATGTGAGGGACCTGTGTAACGACCTTGCCATCATTCATCAGGGCAAAATACGTGTACAGTGCGCCCCATCCGAAGCCCTCCGTATAATCAATGGGAAGATCTGGGTTAAGCATTCCAAAACCCGTTTACTGTCCGATACAGAAGCTCTCCCGTCAATCTATCCGTTATCATCGCGTTATACCGACCAGGGAGCGTATGAAATTCGTGTCCACTCCGATCAGCGGCCCGGCCCTGATTTTGAATCTGCCACGGCAACCCTTGAGGATTTCTATTTTGCAGCCATAAACGGGCTCTTGCCATGA
- a CDS encoding helix-turn-helix domain-containing protein, translated as MDSILPVQWKSSGKTEVLFHLLFWAFIFSAVNVSWTENWFDPRLRPNTPAPLSVILFPILFYAHAFWAFPRFFKQRKWIAYSLSLILIFLMPELVRVCAYAVLMDKTLVSELLSRDSFLFGVPSIVWISFLLSTSYVITRDWFYLHQQSATDQTRPKPDLQLNNKQLLSPKEADALMHDLNKLMNDNEAPYRNPNFTLRDAALALDTTDKKVSALLNNHMNTGFSEYINRLRINAFLDGLKRGELDRLSITGLSLQSGFSSKTSFYRAFKKETGCTPSEYLEKFSSK; from the coding sequence ATGGATTCGATATTACCGGTTCAATGGAAAAGCAGCGGAAAGACCGAGGTGTTATTTCACCTTCTGTTTTGGGCGTTTATTTTTTCGGCCGTAAATGTCAGCTGGACCGAAAACTGGTTTGATCCACGCCTGCGGCCCAACACCCCCGCTCCCCTCTCTGTTATCCTTTTTCCCATTCTCTTTTATGCACACGCATTCTGGGCCTTTCCACGATTTTTCAAACAACGAAAATGGATAGCCTACAGCCTGAGCCTTATCCTGATCTTTTTGATGCCCGAACTGGTACGGGTCTGCGCATATGCCGTTCTAATGGACAAAACCCTGGTCTCTGAACTGCTCAGCCGCGACAGTTTTCTGTTCGGAGTGCCCAGTATTGTTTGGATCTCATTTTTACTCTCAACCAGCTACGTGATTACGCGCGACTGGTTTTACCTGCATCAACAGAGCGCAACAGATCAAACACGACCTAAACCTGACCTTCAGTTAAACAATAAACAGCTTCTTTCTCCAAAAGAGGCTGATGCACTGATGCACGATCTGAACAAACTGATGAACGATAACGAAGCCCCGTACAGGAATCCAAACTTTACACTTCGTGATGCTGCCCTTGCGCTAGACACCACGGATAAAAAAGTTTCCGCATTGCTAAATAACCACATGAATACGGGGTTCTCCGAATACATCAACCGTCTTCGAATCAATGCCTTTCTGGATGGGCTGAAACGTGGAGAGCTCGACCGCCTTTCTATAACCGGATTATCGCTGCAGAGCGGTTTCTCTTCAAAAACCAGCTTCTACAGGGCATTTAAAAAAGAGACGGGCTGCACACCCTCGGAGTATTTGGAGAAATTTTCCTCAAAGTAA
- a CDS encoding 5'-nucleotidase, lipoprotein e(P4) family, with translation MKYKLVPVLLLLIAGVSCKGPQMTSQESQPQPHPALNETLFATLWTQTAAEYDALTLQAYQTAERFLELALADSGWTASMEQDTGYEALPPAIILDVDETVLDNSYYQARIILDQQSYNPDTWNEWVREARATPIAGALELTKTADELGIAVFYITNRDAEVEQATIQNLEELGFPIADGSVLTNGARPGWTSAKTNRRAHVSENHRILMLFGDDLNDFLPARSASMEQRDRLVEENREKWGVQWFILPNPVYGSWERSLYYGTDGLSEDERMNLWLEKLETRE, from the coding sequence ATGAAATATAAACTTGTTCCTGTACTCCTTTTGTTAATCGCTGGCGTTTCCTGCAAAGGTCCGCAGATGACCTCTCAGGAATCTCAACCCCAGCCCCACCCTGCACTTAATGAAACGCTCTTTGCAACGCTCTGGACACAGACCGCGGCAGAGTATGACGCCCTTACCCTTCAGGCCTATCAAACCGCGGAGCGCTTCCTGGAGCTTGCCCTGGCCGATTCCGGCTGGACCGCTTCCATGGAGCAGGATACCGGATATGAGGCTCTTCCGCCGGCCATCATTCTGGATGTGGATGAAACCGTGCTTGATAACTCCTATTACCAGGCACGCATCATTCTGGATCAGCAAAGTTATAATCCGGATACCTGGAATGAGTGGGTGCGCGAGGCACGTGCCACCCCCATTGCGGGAGCGCTGGAGCTTACGAAAACGGCCGACGAGCTGGGTATTGCCGTTTTCTATATCACCAACCGGGATGCAGAGGTTGAACAGGCAACCATTCAGAATCTGGAAGAGCTCGGATTTCCCATAGCCGACGGATCGGTCCTGACCAACGGCGCACGTCCCGGCTGGACCTCCGCGAAGACGAATCGCCGCGCACATGTGTCTGAAAACCACCGCATCCTGATGCTTTTTGGTGATGACCTGAATGATTTTTTACCGGCACGGAGCGCAAGCATGGAGCAGCGGGACCGTTTGGTGGAAGAGAACCGGGAAAAATGGGGTGTTCAGTGGTTCATCCTGCCCAACCCCGTTTACGGCTCCTGGGAGAGATCCCTCTATTACGGCACGGACGGTCTGAGTGAAGATGAACGGATGAATCTTTGGCTGGAGAAGCTGGAAACGCGGGAGTGA
- a CDS encoding VOC family protein produces MSKRLTLLLPVLLFSLALFNTARAQQTGANESGSGFIFNHVALSVTDLDKSADYYRDIFGLDEIENLTAAEGIRWFSLGEGKELHLISVLSGPITLNKAVHFAVSTPQFDGFIERLENGGIEYSSWAGEAGSITVRADGVRQVYVQDPDGYWIEVNSAGSSGSQ; encoded by the coding sequence ATGTCTAAAAGATTGACTTTACTCCTTCCTGTTCTGCTGTTCTCACTTGCACTATTCAATACGGCCCGTGCACAGCAAACCGGTGCAAATGAATCCGGATCCGGTTTTATCTTTAATCACGTAGCCCTCTCGGTGACCGATCTTGACAAGTCGGCCGACTACTATCGTGATATCTTTGGGCTGGATGAAATAGAAAATCTTACCGCGGCGGAGGGCATCCGGTGGTTTTCGCTTGGAGAGGGAAAAGAACTCCACCTGATCTCAGTACTGAGCGGACCGATCACCCTGAATAAAGCCGTTCACTTTGCCGTTTCCACTCCGCAGTTCGACGGCTTCATCGAAAGGCTCGAAAACGGAGGAATTGAATATTCGAGCTGGGCCGGTGAAGCGGGCAGCATCACCGTGCGTGCGGATGGAGTCAGACAGGTCTATGTTCAGGATCCGGACGGCTATTGGATCGAGGTGAACAGCGCAGGCAGCTCCGGTTCCCAGTAG
- a CDS encoding potassium channel family protein — protein sequence MPAETTPQIAVIGLGVFGMALVKTLAKEGANVIAIDKDMNRLNEIKDITSNAISFDSTDSEQLKSHGITQADIAVIAIGEDFEPVVLISMELINAGVPQVYARANSATQEQILTKIGVTEIIHPERQVAEKMGVSLHRKGIEDLLELEEGLTVMEMDVPESMTNHTLQELNLRKRYGINVLIIKRPDDEQPDEDAETRYRPLGIPDGETRLEKGDKFIILGKKEDSQKMIDIN from the coding sequence ATGCCTGCTGAAACAACACCTCAAATAGCTGTAATAGGGCTTGGTGTGTTTGGAATGGCATTGGTTAAAACTCTTGCCAAAGAGGGCGCCAATGTTATTGCGATTGATAAAGACATGAACCGCCTCAACGAAATAAAAGATATCACATCCAATGCCATTAGCTTTGACTCAACAGATTCCGAGCAGCTTAAATCTCACGGCATCACACAGGCTGATATTGCGGTGATTGCAATCGGGGAAGATTTTGAACCGGTTGTTTTAATCTCCATGGAGCTGATAAATGCGGGTGTTCCGCAAGTGTATGCACGAGCCAACTCCGCTACCCAGGAACAGATTCTGACCAAAATAGGCGTAACTGAAATAATTCATCCCGAACGACAGGTGGCGGAGAAAATGGGTGTCAGTTTGCACCGCAAAGGGATTGAAGACCTGCTCGAGCTTGAAGAGGGATTAACGGTAATGGAAATGGATGTTCCCGAATCGATGACGAACCATACCCTACAGGAGTTGAACCTCAGAAAACGATATGGAATCAACGTTTTAATCATCAAACGGCCGGACGATGAACAGCCGGATGAAGACGCTGAAACAAGGTATCGGCCCCTGGGAATCCCTGATGGAGAAACAAGGCTTGAAAAGGGAGATAAATTCATCATTCTTGGCAAAAAAGAAGATTCCCAAAAAATGATCGACATAAATTAG
- a CDS encoding TrkH family potassium uptake protein, with product MWPNLPYRWKWKLKRWTRHMGSIYEKVSFRFRFLQDDLYEFNRTASPWLHAFSILLSIMVFASLIFPLIFTDQREYIQITRITDQILLIAFGTYFYTRLLITPQKIQFLKSRWPEGIAGTLALFIGIELMVSDNTYLLYLLEQTGLTGAEQTLLILVQIYLVFLVAVKVIQAIPEILAKNINPARLVLLSFISVIIVGTLLLMLPSATVDGLGLNMIDALFMATSAVCVTGLIVVDTATHMSFFGQGVILVLIQLGGIGIITFATFLAMYLSGGIDLSDRNVLKETIPGEKVSTISKTMKRIVLLTFSIEFIGFIAYYFSWAEAIPDTGERIWFSLFHTVSAFCNAGFSLFTNSLSDPMNATFLPVNITTMVLIILGGIGFMTLWESVTRGKGKNRHKQFSIHSIIVFRMTAFLIITGTVLILIIEWNGLLAGETFGNKILYSAFQSITSRTAGFNTIDTAAIGAGATLIIIILMAIGASPSSTAGGLKTTTIYVLYRSMLANIIGTDRVEISNRTVPNAVILRAITSANLAFGVMVAGLVLLTIFEDFSFIDILFEQVSAFMTVGLSRGITGSLSDPGKLVIISSMFAGRVGMLTVAVAFAQKRPEPNYKYPEESVMVA from the coding sequence ATGTGGCCTAACCTACCATACAGGTGGAAGTGGAAGCTGAAAAGATGGACCCGCCATATGGGTTCCATTTATGAAAAAGTTTCTTTCAGATTCCGGTTTCTGCAGGATGACCTCTATGAGTTCAACCGAACAGCCAGCCCCTGGCTGCATGCTTTTTCCATTCTGCTTAGCATTATGGTATTTGCCTCGCTGATCTTTCCCCTAATCTTCACCGATCAGCGGGAATATATCCAGATCACACGGATTACAGATCAAATATTACTGATTGCTTTTGGAACCTACTTTTATACCCGGCTGCTTATCACGCCCCAAAAAATTCAGTTTTTAAAATCGCGATGGCCGGAAGGCATTGCCGGTACACTTGCCTTATTTATCGGTATTGAGCTGATGGTATCAGACAATACATACCTTTTGTATCTGCTGGAACAAACCGGACTTACCGGAGCTGAACAAACTCTTCTGATTCTTGTGCAGATTTACCTGGTCTTTCTGGTGGCCGTCAAAGTGATACAGGCGATACCTGAAATTCTTGCAAAAAACATCAATCCGGCAAGATTGGTACTGCTTAGTTTTATATCCGTTATCATTGTCGGCACACTTCTGCTCATGCTGCCTTCCGCTACCGTTGACGGCCTGGGCCTCAACATGATTGACGCACTCTTTATGGCAACCAGTGCCGTATGCGTTACCGGGTTGATTGTAGTGGATACGGCTACCCACATGTCATTTTTTGGTCAAGGGGTCATTTTGGTTCTCATTCAACTGGGAGGAATCGGCATTATCACATTTGCCACGTTTCTTGCTATGTACCTTTCGGGCGGAATTGATCTCTCGGATCGGAATGTGCTGAAAGAGACTATTCCGGGCGAAAAGGTGAGCACAATATCCAAAACAATGAAGAGGATCGTGCTTTTAACCTTTTCCATTGAGTTTATCGGGTTTATCGCCTACTACTTCAGCTGGGCGGAAGCGATTCCTGACACAGGAGAACGTATCTGGTTCTCGCTTTTCCACACTGTTTCTGCTTTTTGCAATGCAGGTTTTTCACTCTTTACGAACAGTTTGTCTGATCCCATGAATGCCACTTTTCTGCCCGTTAACATTACCACCATGGTGCTGATCATCCTTGGCGGAATTGGTTTTATGACATTGTGGGAATCCGTAACGCGAGGAAAAGGAAAGAACAGGCATAAACAGTTTTCAATACACAGCATTATCGTGTTTCGAATGACGGCTTTCCTCATTATTACCGGGACGGTTCTGATTCTGATCATTGAATGGAATGGCTTGCTTGCCGGTGAAACCTTTGGCAACAAAATCCTCTATTCAGCCTTTCAGAGCATTACATCACGTACAGCCGGTTTTAACACCATTGATACTGCTGCAATAGGCGCCGGAGCCACACTCATTATCATCATACTCATGGCGATTGGTGCATCACCGTCCTCGACCGCGGGCGGCCTGAAAACCACAACCATCTACGTACTATACAGGTCGATGCTGGCGAATATCATTGGAACAGACCGGGTCGAGATATCAAACCGTACTGTTCCGAATGCCGTCATTTTGCGTGCCATTACCTCTGCAAACCTTGCTTTTGGGGTTATGGTTGCAGGCCTTGTACTGCTCACCATCTTCGAGGATTTTTCGTTCATCGATATCTTATTTGAACAGGTCTCGGCCTTTATGACCGTTGGCCTTTCAAGAGGAATCACCGGGAGTTTAAGTGATCCCGGTAAATTGGTTATTATATCCTCAATGTTTGCAGGAAGGGTTGGAATGCTTACGGTTGCCGTGGCATTTGCCCAAAAGAGGCCGGAACCGAACTATAAATATCCGGAAGAATCTGTGATGGTTGCGTAA
- a CDS encoding nicotinate phosphoribosyltransferase, giving the protein MFDFTATYTDQYQITMSQVYFHRGMKNETAIFDYFFRKTPFGGGFVVFSGLEDLLETVQKLKFDDKDLKLLRDEGMDDEFLDYLETFRFTGTVRSAREGDLVFPNRPVVSVEAPIIEAQLMETLLLNTLNYQSLIATKAARMKLSAGDRTLVDFGLRRAPGTGGYSASRAAVIGGFDATSNVRSGRDYNIPISGTMAHSFVQRYDDELSAFRDFAAIRPHDCVLLVDTYDTIKSGVPNAIKVGKEMEKEGHKMKGIRLDSGDLAWLAKKSRAMLDEAGLGYVKIAASNQLDEHVIKSLLEQGAPIDFFGVGTSLVTGRPDAALDGVYKLSYANGEPRLKLSESVEKINLPDRKQVYRMLNEDGTLFGAEAVALQSENAPDHMYHPSEPGASMDLSGLQKEPLLSEVMKDGERLTQPKSLQEIREFSQGQVGKLPDEYKRFENPHIYKVGLSKKLKEVRDGLISDHKSRI; this is encoded by the coding sequence ATATTTGATTTTACGGCCACCTACACCGACCAATACCAGATTACCATGTCGCAGGTCTACTTTCACCGCGGCATGAAAAATGAAACAGCCATATTCGACTATTTTTTCCGGAAAACGCCTTTTGGAGGCGGTTTTGTTGTCTTTTCAGGGCTTGAAGATCTGCTTGAAACCGTTCAGAAGCTGAAATTTGATGATAAAGATCTGAAACTGCTTCGCGACGAGGGAATGGATGATGAATTTCTGGACTATCTGGAGACGTTCAGGTTTACGGGAACAGTCCGTTCGGCAAGAGAGGGTGACCTGGTGTTCCCAAACCGGCCTGTCGTGAGCGTGGAAGCGCCCATCATTGAGGCGCAGCTGATGGAGACCCTGCTGCTGAACACGCTCAACTACCAGTCACTGATCGCCACCAAGGCGGCCAGGATGAAGCTGTCGGCCGGCGACAGAACACTTGTTGATTTCGGCCTGAGGCGGGCTCCCGGTACAGGCGGCTATTCGGCCAGCCGCGCGGCAGTTATCGGCGGCTTCGACGCCACCAGCAATGTGCGTTCCGGCCGTGACTACAACATTCCGATATCGGGAACCATGGCGCATTCGTTTGTGCAGCGGTACGATGATGAACTCTCTGCCTTTCGTGATTTTGCGGCCATTCGCCCGCACGACTGCGTTCTGCTGGTGGATACCTATGATACCATCAAAAGCGGCGTTCCAAATGCCATCAAGGTGGGTAAAGAGATGGAGAAAGAGGGCCACAAAATGAAAGGGATACGGCTGGACAGCGGCGACCTTGCCTGGCTGGCGAAGAAATCGCGCGCCATGCTGGATGAAGCGGGCCTCGGCTACGTTAAAATAGCAGCTTCCAATCAGCTGGATGAACACGTGATCAAGAGCCTGCTTGAGCAGGGGGCGCCCATCGATTTTTTCGGTGTGGGCACAAGCCTGGTCACCGGCCGGCCGGATGCCGCTCTCGACGGAGTTTATAAACTGAGCTATGCAAACGGCGAACCCCGGCTGAAACTGTCCGAATCGGTTGAAAAAATCAATCTGCCTGACCGCAAGCAGGTGTACCGGATGCTGAATGAGGATGGAACCCTCTTCGGTGCGGAAGCCGTGGCGCTGCAAAGCGAAAACGCTCCGGATCATATGTACCACCCTTCCGAGCCAGGAGCGTCAATGGATCTGAGCGGTCTCCAAAAAGAACCTCTGCTGAGCGAGGTAATGAAGGACGGAGAGCGGCTTACACAACCAAAATCACTTCAGGAAATCAGGGAATTCAGCCAGGGGCAGGTGGGAAAACTTCCCGATGAGTACAAACGGTTTGAGAATCCGCATATCTATAAAGTGGGGCTATCGAAAAAACTAAAGGAGGTGCGCGACGGGCTAATCAGTGACCACAAAAGCCGGATATGA